The following coding sequences lie in one Arabidopsis thaliana chromosome 3, partial sequence genomic window:
- the EXO70H4 gene encoding exocyst subunit exo70 family protein H4 (exocyst subunit exo70 family protein H4 (EXO70H4); INVOLVED IN: exocytosis, vesicle docking involved in exocytosis; LOCATED IN: exocyst; EXPRESSED IN: stem, sperm cell, stamen, pollen tube; EXPRESSED DURING: 4 anthesis; CONTAINS InterPro DOMAIN/s: Exo70 exocyst complex subunit (InterPro:IPR004140); BEST Arabidopsis thaliana protein match is: exocyst subunit exo70 family protein H3 (TAIR:AT3G09530.1); Has 837 Blast hits to 827 proteins in 111 species: Archae - 0; Bacteria - 0; Metazoa - 132; Fungi - 71; Plants - 622; Viruses - 0; Other Eukaryotes - 12 (source: NCBI BLink).): MMTRKAMINICCVATTPSKYPPPPPLTLTPRQSLESAAIYGVIESAADIIERWNTETNTFAKVTCMFYENKPEAMMFIERVKDLQKTMDVLVSEDPNSERLLRSHKLMQIAMKRLQKEFYQILSMNRAYLDPESVSTRSSLTSARSSYSDFPDYVEDLDTIIELEEVSTNVMTDLKSIAECMIGSGYAKECLSIYKSIRKSIIDEGIYRLEVEKTSTGKVKKMSWEVMELKIRSWLKAVKVSMETLFKGEKILCDHVFESSDAIRESCFSDISRDGALLLFGFPEIINTKTSKKHSPPEKVFRLLDMYTAIAGNWQAIESIFSFDSISVVRSLALKSLISLSESIRSLLVEFESGIQKDSSKVVVPGGGVHPLTISVMDHLSLLADYSNVLVDILAGSPPPDRSLLPESYFNVSESDDSPSSELTIRFAWIILVLLCKIDRKSIHYKDFSIQYLFLTNNLQHVVSRARSSNLKNLLGEDWITRHFAKMRQFAGSYKRLAWGPVVATLPENRTVEMTPEEVKERFEKFSESFENAYSKHSVCVVADPNIRDEIKVSISRKLVPIYREFYNTRGSVILGEGDGARNLNSVVRFTPEDIENYLSDLFREKGSSGNSSASSPSSCRSRQSMS, translated from the coding sequence ATGATGACGAGAAAAGCAATGATAAACATTTGTTGCGTGGCCACAACGCCGTCCAAGTatccacctcctcctcctcttacGTTAACCCCTCGCCAGAGTTTGGAATCGGCGGCTATCTATGGAGTCATTGAATCCGCGGCGGATATAATCGAGAGATGGAACACTGAGACCAACACTTTCGCTAAAGTTACTTGTATGTTCTACGAGAACAAACCTGAAGCCATGATGTTCATCGAACGTGTGAAGGATCTTCAGAAGACGATGGACGTACTCGTGAGTGAGGATCCAAACTCTGAGAGACTCTTGAGATCGCATAAGCTTATGCAAATCGCTATGAAGAGGTTGCAAAAAGAGTTTTACCAGATTCTTTCGATGAATCGTGCTTATCTTGATCCAGAATCAGTGTCCACTCGATCTTCACTTACTTCCGCAAGATCTAGCTACTCAGATTTCCCCGACTATGTCGAAGATCTAGATACGATCATCGAACTGGAGGAGGTTTCTACCAACGTCATGACGGATTTGAAATCCATCGCTGAGTGCATGATCGGTTCTGGTTACGCTAAGGAGTGTCTAAGCATCTATAAAAGCATTAGGAAATCGATCATCGACGAAGGGATTTATCGTTTAGAAGTGGAGAAGACGAGTACTGGGAAGGTGAAGAAAATGTCATGGGAAGTTATGGAGTTGAAGATCAGAAGCTGGTTAAAAGCAGTCAAAGTTTCTATGGAGACTCTTTTCAAAGGTGAGAAGATTTTGTGTGATCATGTCTTTGAATCCTCTGACGCAATTAGAGAGTCTTGCTTTAGTGATATCTCTCGAGACGGTGcgcttcttctctttggatTCCCGGAGATCATTAATACTAAAACTAGCAAGAAACACTCTCCGCCGGAGAAAGTTTTCCGGCTGCTTGACATGTACACCGCCATCGCCGGAAACTGGCAAGCGATTGAGTCTATCTTCTCGTTTGATTCGATCTCCGTCGTCAGATCTCTTGCTCTTAAATCTCTAATCTCTCTCAGCGAATCAATTCGATCACTACTTGTGGAATTCGAATCCGGAATCCAGAAGGACTCGTCGAAGGTGGTGGTTCCCGGCGGAGGAGTACATCCACTGACGATCTCCGTCATGGATCACCTCTCTCTCCTCGCTGACTACAGCAACGTACTAGTCGATATCCTCGCCGGATCTCCACCACCGGACAGGTCGCTGTTACCGGAGTCTTACTTCAACGTCTCAGAATCCGACGACTCTCCTTCGTCGGAGCTGACGATCCGTTTCGCTTGGATCATCCTCGTCCTCCTTTGTAAAATCGATCGTAAATCAATTCACTACAAAGACTTCTCTATACAGTATCTCTTCCTCACCAACAATCTCCAGCACGTGGTCTCACGTGCTCGTTCCTCAAACCTGAAGAACCTTCTCGGCGAGGATTGGATCACGAGACATTTCGCTAAGATGAGACAATTCGCCGGCAGCTATAAGCGGCTAGCTTGGGGACCGGTGGTTGCTACTTTACCTGAGAATCGTACGGTGGAGATGACGCCGGAGGAAGTGAAGGAGCGGTTTGAAAAATTCAGCGAGAGCTTCGAAAACGCGTATAGTAAGCACAGTGTCTGCGTCGTAGCTGATCCAAATATACGAGACGAGATCAAAGTATCGATATCGAGAAAGCTGGTGCCGATCTATCGCGAGTTTTACAACACGAGAGGTTCTGTTATCTTGGGAGAAGGCGATGGCGCGAGAAACCTGAACTCAGTTGTCCGATTTACCCCTGAAGATATTGAAAACTATTTGTCTGATTTGTTCAGAGAGAAGGGTAGTTCGGGGAATTCGTCAgcctcttctccttcctcttgTCGGTCAAGGCAATCCATGTCCTAA
- a CDS encoding Pectin lyase-like superfamily protein (Pectin lyase-like superfamily protein; FUNCTIONS IN: lyase activity, pectate lyase activity; INVOLVED IN: N-terminal protein myristoylation; EXPRESSED IN: 22 plant structures; EXPRESSED DURING: 12 growth stages; CONTAINS InterPro DOMAIN/s: Pectin lyase fold/virulence factor (InterPro:IPR011050), AmbAllergen (InterPro:IPR018082), Pectate lyase/Amb allergen (InterPro:IPR002022), Pectin lyase fold (InterPro:IPR012334); BEST Arabidopsis thaliana protein match is: Pectin lyase-like superfamily protein (TAIR:AT3G55140.1); Has 1920 Blast hits to 1910 proteins in 308 species: Archae - 2; Bacteria - 1025; Metazoa - 0; Fungi - 186; Plants - 681; Viruses - 0; Other Eukaryotes - 26 (source: NCBI BLink).) — MGNLHGIHRSHHGGSNFPGEAPNSPFPPPYTAAPAPAPAPSSPSDHHMTVGPYCHVDSSLRSLAGKAEGFGRAAVGGLNGPICHVTSLADEGPGSLREACKRPEPLWIVFDVSGTINLSSFVNVSSHTTVDGRGQKVKITGKGLRLKECENVIICNLEFEGGVGPDADAIQIKPKSHNIWIDRCSLKNYYDGLIDITRESTDITVSRCHFMNHNKTMLIGADTSHVTDRCIRVTIHHCFFDGTRQRHPRVRFAKVHLFNNYTRHWAIYAVGAGVESQIHSQCNIYEAGEKKTVFKYITEKAADKEKPGAGFVRSEGDLLLNGAKSCLSQGGERYVFSPIQHYSEWTVESPTDILKNYLKHSTGWQNLPLPLDRPPTTA, encoded by the exons ATGGGAAACTTACATGGCATTCACAGATCCCATCACGGCGGTTCTAATTTTCCCGGCGAAGCTCCCAATTCACCTTTCCCACCACCATATACAGCCGCTCCAGCTCCAGCTCCAGCTCCGTCATCGCCATCCGATCACCACATGACAGTGGGACCTTATTGCCACGTAGACTCCAGCCTCCGCTCTCTCGCCGGAAAGGCCGAAGGTTTCGGCCGCGCCGCCGTTGGTGGTCTAAATGGTCCGATTTGCCACGTCACTTCTTTAGCTG ACGAGGGTCCAGGATCGTTGCGAGAGGCTTGCAAGAGGCCAGAACCTTTATGGATCGTGTTCGATGTATCGGGAACGATCAATCTGTCTTCGTTTGTCAACGTATCATCGCACACAACGGTGGACGGGAGAGGACAAAAAGTGAAGATAACGGGAAAAGGGTTAAGGCTAAAAGAGTGTGAAAACGTTATAATCTGCAATCTTGAATTTGAAGGCGGTGTGGGACCAGACGCAGACGCTATTcagatcaaaccaaaatcgCACAATATTTGGATTGATCGGTGTAGTCTCAAGAATTACTATGATGGTTTGATTGATATCACACGAGAAAGCACTGACATCACTGTCTCAAG ATGCCATTTCATGAACCACaacaaaactatgttaatAGGAGCGGACACAAGTCACGTTACGGACCGATGCATAAGAGTTACGATACATCACTGCTTCTTCGACGGTACACGTCAGCGACACCCTCGCGTTCGCTTCGCAAAAGTCCATCTCTTCAACAACTACACTCGTCATTGGGCCATTTACGCTGTTGGTGCTGGTGTCGAATCTCAG ATACATTCTCAGTGCAACATATATGAAGCTGGTGAAAAGAAAACTGTCTTTAAGTACATCACTGAGAAG GCCGCTGATAAAGAGAAACCCGGAGCTGGATTCGTAAGATCAGAAGGGGATTTGTTGTTGAACGGAGCCAAATCGTGTCTTAGTCAGGGCGGAGAGCGCTATGTGTTCTCTCCAATCCAACACTATTCTGAATGGACCGTCGAATCTCCAACCGATATACTCAAGAACTATCTGAAACACTCGACCGGCTGGCAGAACCTTCCCCTCCCACTAGACCGGCCTCCGACCACCGCATAA
- the EXO70H3 gene encoding exocyst subunit exo70 family protein H3 (exocyst subunit exo70 family protein H3 (EXO70H3); INVOLVED IN: exocytosis, vesicle docking involved in exocytosis; LOCATED IN: exocyst; EXPRESSED IN: 10 plant structures; EXPRESSED DURING: L mature pollen stage, M germinated pollen stage, 4 anthesis, C globular stage, petal differentiation and expansion stage; CONTAINS InterPro DOMAIN/s: Exo70 exocyst complex subunit (InterPro:IPR004140); BEST Arabidopsis thaliana protein match is: exocyst subunit exo70 family protein H4 (TAIR:AT3G09520.1); Has 786 Blast hits to 774 proteins in 86 species: Archae - 0; Bacteria - 0; Metazoa - 131; Fungi - 29; Plants - 616; Viruses - 0; Other Eukaryotes - 10 (source: NCBI BLink).), whose amino-acid sequence MRSKSGFSFFSKMTSSRKRPSLSLPSKSHESTDVNKTIDNAAEIIEKWNTEYVSDKKFYSLFCESKRDAKKFVKRVKELQNAMDLLIREDPNSEKLLRAQNLMQIAMKRLQKEFLQILSMNRAHLDPESISSRSPTSVVSNDDDVWHESRSAGDSIIEVEEVSKNSRTELKSIADCMIAAGCAKECATTYKSIRKSIVDESIYRLGVENISSSKAKKMPCEVVELKMNRWIEAVKVSMKTLFNGEKTLCDEIFESSVSLREFCFRDISKEGALLLFGFPETITLRDKKNPHPEKIFPLLDMYCTITDNLLAIEAIFSFPSISNVRTQAHSSLSRLSESILAHLMDFESQIRKDSSKTVVRGGGVHPMTISAMNHISRLAEYSNALINILKGSSSSSSAKALLPKSYFNVSESEESPVSELKARFAWMILVLLCKIDGKAEMYKDFSMQYLFLANNLQHVVSRARSTNVKHVLGNDWIAKNSEKVRQFARSYERLAWGPLASMCPAISTSEAVEMSPEEAMMQFKKFNETFESTCEAQSECIVLDPKLLDEMRISIGRKLLPVYRDFYNAHRNAVMLAGTEGQWNVRYNPEDIGNHLSELFSGKGISEKGYVCTPDFCVTTPTPTPVRKTRSLSCRRF is encoded by the coding sequence ATGAGGAGCAAGAGcggttttagtttcttctctAAAATGACTTCTTCAAGGAAGAGGCCTTCTCTCTCACTACCTAGCAAGAGTCACGAGTCCACGGATGTTAACAAGACCATCGACAATGCAGCCGAGATTATCGAGAAATGGAACACAGAGTATGTTTCCGATAAGAAAttttattctctgttttgcgAGAGCAAGCGAGACGCGAAGAAGTTTGTTAAACGCGTGAAGGAACTGCAGAACGCCATGGATTTGTTGATTAGAGAAGATCCAAATTCGGAGAAACTCCTTAGAGCTCAGAATCTGATGCAGATCGCTATGAAACGACTTCAGAAAGAGTTTCTCCAGATTCTTTCAATGAACCGTGCGCATTTGGATCCTGAATCCATCTCCTCTAGATCTCCTACATCTGTCGTATCGAACGATGATGATGTTTGGCACGAGTCTCGTTCAGCTGGTGACTCCATCATCGAAGTTGAGGAGGTGTCAAAGAACTCTAGGACAGAGCTGAAATCCATAGCAGATTGCATGATCGCTGCGGGTTGTGCGAAAGAGTGTGCGACTACTTATAAATCCATTCGAAAATCGATAGTTGATGAATCGATTTACCGTCTCGGAGTAGAGAATATAAGCTCATCCAAGGCGAAAAAGATGCCATGTGAGGTTGTTGAGTTGAAGATGAATAGGTGGATAGAGGCGGTTAAGGTCTCGATGAAGACTCTCTTCAATGGCGAAAAGACTCTATGCGATGAAATCTTcgaatcctctgtttctcttaGAGAGTTTTGTTTCCGAGACATCTCCAAGGAAGGagctcttcttctgtttggATTCCCGGAAACTATCACCTTAAGAGACAAGAAAAATCCACATCCGGAGAAGATTTTCCCGTTGCTAGATATGTATTGCACGATCACAGATAACTTGCTTGCGATTGAAGCAATCTTCTCGTTTCCATCAATTTCGAATGTTCGAACTCAAGCTCACAGCTCACTTAGCCGACTAAGCGAGTCAATTCTTGCTCACTTGATGGATTTTGAATCTCAAATACGTAAAGACTCGTCCAAGACAGTGGTTCGTGGTGGAGGAGTTCATCCGATGACTATCTCCGCCATGAATCACATCTCTCGACTCGCGGAATACAGTAACGCTCTCATTAATATACTCAAgggatcatcatcatcatcttccgcTAAAGCATTGCTTCCTAAATCTTACTTCAATGTCTCAGAATCTGAAGAATCTCCAGTGTCGGAGCTAAAAGCACGATTCGCGTGGATGATTCTCGTCCTCCTCTGTAAAATCGACGGCAAAGCTGAAATGTACAAGGACTTCTCAATGCAGTATCTCTTCTTAGCCAACAATCTCCAACACGTTGTCTCACGTGCTCGATCCACGAACGTGAAGCATGTTCTCGGCAACGATTGGATAGCGAAAAACTCAGAGAAAGTTAGACAGTTCGCAAGAAGCTACGAGCGGTTGGCATGGGGTCCATTGGCGTCGATGTGTCCGGCGATTAGTACTTCGGAGGCGGTGGAGATGTCGCCCGAAGAAGCGATGATGCAATTCAAAAAGTTCAACGAGACTTTCGAGAGCACGTGCGAGGCACAGAGTGAGTGCATCGTACTAGATCCGAAGCTGTTGGACGAGATGAGAATTTCGATCGGGAGAAAACTGTTACCGGTTTACCGCGATTTTTACAACGCTCATAGAAATGCCGTTATGTTAGCGGGAACGGAAGGCCAGTGGAATGTCCGATATAACCCTGAAGATATTGGAAACCACTTGTCGGAGCTGTTTAGCGGAAAGGGTATTTCGGAGAAAGGATATGTCTGTACGCCAGATTTTTGTGTTACAACACCTACTCCAACTCCTGTACGAAAGACTCGATCTTTGTCATGCAGAAGATTttga
- a CDS encoding Ankyrin repeat family protein: MKKKKRQPKKRIEEEKELEPGMEKGLATDPTSPTGSTVADLSPTPTPRKTLVLSNSGKALMVSNSSKSLGLSNSGKRFDPTGKKKYVKQVTGRHNDTELHLAAQRGDLASVKQILSDIDSQITGTITGADFDDEVAQIMTSVVNEVNELGETPLFTAAEKGNIDVVKELLPYTTIESLMQKNLSGFDALHIACSQGHRSIVQLLLEHEPQLSKTVAQSNATPLVSAATRGHSEVVNELLAKDSSLLEISRSNGKNALHLAARQGHVDIVRTLLDKDPQLARRTDKKGQTSLHMAVKGVSSQVVRLLLRADPAIVMLPDKFGNTVLHIATRKKRAEIVNELLQLPDTNVNALTRDHKTAYDIAEGLTHSEETAEIKEILSRCGALKANELNQPRDELRKTVTEIKKDVHTQLEQTRKTNKNVDGIAKELRKLHRAGINNATNSVTVVAVLFATVAFAAIFTVPGGDDDHGVAVMVHATSFKIFFIFNAIALFTSLAVVVVQITLVRGETKTERRVVEVINKLMWLASVCTTVAFISSSYIVVGRRNRYAAVVVTVIGTVTMTGILSIMTYYVVKSKRTRIVRKKEKKKSARNGTSSWHHANPSETESEVNPIYAI; this comes from the exons atgaagaagaagaaaaggcaACCCAAAAAAAG AATCGAAGAAG AGAAGGAACTGGAACCAGGTATGGAGAAGGGTCTGGCGACGGATCCAACGAGTCCTACAGGGAGTACTGTAGCGGACCTGTCGCCAACTCCAACCCCAAGGAAGACTCTGGTTCTGTCCAATTCGGGTAAGGCTTTAATGGTGTCTAACTCGAGCAAGTCCTTGGGGCTTTCGAATTCAGGGAAAAGGTTTGATCCAAcggggaagaagaagtatgTTAAACAGGTCACGGGACGGCACAACGACACCGAGCTTCACCTAGCTGCTCAAAGAGGAGACTTGGCTTCTGTTAAGCAGATTCTTAGTGACATTGATTCTCAGATTACTGGTACCATTACCGGAGCTGATTTTGATGACGAGGTAGCTCAAATAATGACATCCGTAGTAAACGAGGTGAATGAGCTGGGGGAGACACCGCTTTTTACAGCAGCAGAGAAAGGAAACATAGATGTTGTCAAGGAATTGTTGCCTTACACGACCATTGAATCTCTTATGCAGAAGAATCTTTCTGGATTTGACGCTTTACACATTGCTTGTAGTCAAGGCCATCGAT CTATTGTTCAGTTATTGCTTGAGCATGAACCTCAATTGAGTAAAACAGTAGCTCAATCAAACGCAACCCCACTTGTGTCGGCTGCAACTCGAGGGCATTCAGAAGTTGTCAATGAATTGCTTGCTAAAGACTCAAGCTTGCTTGAGATTTCAAGATCGAATGGAAAAAACGCGCTTCACCTTGCTGCGCGCCAAGGTCATGTAGATATTGTAAGAACCTTGCTTGATAAAGATCCGCAGTTAGCAAGACGAACAGACAAGAAAGGACAGACGTCTTTGCATATGGCTGTGAAAGGAGTTAGCTCACAAGTCGTGAGGTTGCTCCTTCGAGCTGATCCGGCTATTGTCATGCTTCCTGATAAATTTGGTAACACCGTGTTGCATATTGCTACACGAAAGAAAAGAGCAGAG ATTGTGAATGAGCTGTTACAACTTCCGGATACAAACGTGAATGCGCTAACAAGAGACCATAAAACCGCATACGACATCGCTGAAGGACTCACTCATTCAGAGGAAACGGCAGAGATCAAAGAGATATTATCGCGTTGCGGTGCACTTAAAGCCAACGAACTAAACCAGCCAAGAGACGAGCTTAGAAAAACCGTGACCGAGATCAAGAAAGACGTTCACACTCAGCTGGAACAAACCcgaaaaaccaacaaaaacgTCGATGGGATCGCCAAGGAGCTAAGGAAACTCCACAGAGCTGGAATCAACAATGCGACCAACTCTGTAACCGTCGTGGCTGTTCTCTTTGCCACGGTTGCATTTGCTGCCATTTTCACGGTTCCAGGAGGTGACGACGACCACGGTGTGGCCGTTATGGTCCATGCAACATCTTTCAAGATATTCTTTATATTCAACGCGATCGCGCTCTTCACTTCGTTAGCAGTAGTTGTCGTGCAAATCACGCTTGTAAGAGGAGAGACTAAAACGGAGAGACGTGTGGTGGAAGTAATAAATAAGCTCATGTGGCTCGCTTCTGTCTGCACCACCGTGGCATTCATTTCCTCATCGTACATTGTGGTTGGTCGGAGAAATAGATACGCGGCGGTTGTGGTAACGGTCATAGGAACTGTTACGATGACCGGAATTTTGAGTATAATGACATATTATGTGGTGAAATCGAAGAGGACGAGGATAGtaaggaagaaggagaagaagaaatctgcTAGAAATGGGACGAGTTCGTGGCATCATGCGAATCCGTCAGAGACTGAATCGGAGGTTAATCCGATATACGCAATCtga
- a CDS encoding Pectin lyase-like superfamily protein: MGNLHGIHRSHHGGSNFPGEAPNSPFPPPYTAAPAPAPAPSSPSDHHMTVGPYCHVDSSLRSLAGKAEGFGRAAVGGLNGPICHVTSLADEGPGSLREACKRPEPLWIVFDVSGTINLSSFVNVSSHTTVDGRGQKVKITGKGLRLKECENVIICNLEFEGGVGPDADAIQIKPKSHNIWIDRCSLKNYYDGLIDITRESTDITVSRCHFMNHNKTMLIGADTSHVTDRCIRVTIHHCFFDGTRQRHPRVRFAKVHLFNNYTRHWAIYAVGAGVESQVRNRKIT, encoded by the exons ATGGGAAACTTACATGGCATTCACAGATCCCATCACGGCGGTTCTAATTTTCCCGGCGAAGCTCCCAATTCACCTTTCCCACCACCATATACAGCCGCTCCAGCTCCAGCTCCAGCTCCGTCATCGCCATCCGATCACCACATGACAGTGGGACCTTATTGCCACGTAGACTCCAGCCTCCGCTCTCTCGCCGGAAAGGCCGAAGGTTTCGGCCGCGCCGCCGTTGGTGGTCTAAATGGTCCGATTTGCCACGTCACTTCTTTAGCTG ACGAGGGTCCAGGATCGTTGCGAGAGGCTTGCAAGAGGCCAGAACCTTTATGGATCGTGTTCGATGTATCGGGAACGATCAATCTGTCTTCGTTTGTCAACGTATCATCGCACACAACGGTGGACGGGAGAGGACAAAAAGTGAAGATAACGGGAAAAGGGTTAAGGCTAAAAGAGTGTGAAAACGTTATAATCTGCAATCTTGAATTTGAAGGCGGTGTGGGACCAGACGCAGACGCTATTcagatcaaaccaaaatcgCACAATATTTGGATTGATCGGTGTAGTCTCAAGAATTACTATGATGGTTTGATTGATATCACACGAGAAAGCACTGACATCACTGTCTCAAG ATGCCATTTCATGAACCACaacaaaactatgttaatAGGAGCGGACACAAGTCACGTTACGGACCGATGCATAAGAGTTACGATACATCACTGCTTCTTCGACGGTACACGTCAGCGACACCCTCGCGTTCGCTTCGCAAAAGTCCATCTCTTCAACAACTACACTCGTCATTGGGCCATTTACGCTGTTGGTGCTGGTGTCGAATCTCAGGTCCGTAATCGGAAGATAACATAG
- a CDS encoding Pectin lyase-like superfamily protein, protein MGNLHGIHRSHHGGSNFPGEAPNSPFPPPYTAAPAPAPAPSSPSDHHMTVGPYCHVDSSLRSLAGKAEGFGRAAVGGLNGPICHVTSLADEGPGSLREACKRPEPLWIVFDVSGTINLSSFVNVSSHTTVDGRGQKVKITGKGLRLKECENVIICNLEFEGGVGPDADAIQIKPKSHNIWIDRCSLKNYYDGLIDITRESTDITVSRCHFMNHNKTMLIGADTSHVTDRCIRVTIHHCFFDGTRQRHPRVRFAKVHLFNNYTRHWAIYAVGAGVESQCNIYEAGEKKTVFKYITEKAADKEKPGAGFVRSEGDLLLNGAKSCLSQGGERYVFSPIQHYSEWTVESPTDILKNYLKHSTGWQNLPLPLDRPPTTA, encoded by the exons ATGGGAAACTTACATGGCATTCACAGATCCCATCACGGCGGTTCTAATTTTCCCGGCGAAGCTCCCAATTCACCTTTCCCACCACCATATACAGCCGCTCCAGCTCCAGCTCCAGCTCCGTCATCGCCATCCGATCACCACATGACAGTGGGACCTTATTGCCACGTAGACTCCAGCCTCCGCTCTCTCGCCGGAAAGGCCGAAGGTTTCGGCCGCGCCGCCGTTGGTGGTCTAAATGGTCCGATTTGCCACGTCACTTCTTTAGCTG ACGAGGGTCCAGGATCGTTGCGAGAGGCTTGCAAGAGGCCAGAACCTTTATGGATCGTGTTCGATGTATCGGGAACGATCAATCTGTCTTCGTTTGTCAACGTATCATCGCACACAACGGTGGACGGGAGAGGACAAAAAGTGAAGATAACGGGAAAAGGGTTAAGGCTAAAAGAGTGTGAAAACGTTATAATCTGCAATCTTGAATTTGAAGGCGGTGTGGGACCAGACGCAGACGCTATTcagatcaaaccaaaatcgCACAATATTTGGATTGATCGGTGTAGTCTCAAGAATTACTATGATGGTTTGATTGATATCACACGAGAAAGCACTGACATCACTGTCTCAAG ATGCCATTTCATGAACCACaacaaaactatgttaatAGGAGCGGACACAAGTCACGTTACGGACCGATGCATAAGAGTTACGATACATCACTGCTTCTTCGACGGTACACGTCAGCGACACCCTCGCGTTCGCTTCGCAAAAGTCCATCTCTTCAACAACTACACTCGTCATTGGGCCATTTACGCTGTTGGTGCTGGTGTCGAATCTCAG TGCAACATATATGAAGCTGGTGAAAAGAAAACTGTCTTTAAGTACATCACTGAGAAG GCCGCTGATAAAGAGAAACCCGGAGCTGGATTCGTAAGATCAGAAGGGGATTTGTTGTTGAACGGAGCCAAATCGTGTCTTAGTCAGGGCGGAGAGCGCTATGTGTTCTCTCCAATCCAACACTATTCTGAATGGACCGTCGAATCTCCAACCGATATACTCAAGAACTATCTGAAACACTCGACCGGCTGGCAGAACCTTCCCCTCCCACTAGACCGGCCTCCGACCACCGCATAA